ACACTCTGCCTGGGCGACCGGTGAAAGAACCTTCGCTCCCAACCTTCCGCGGGTTCCGAATCTCCTCCCAGGTCAACCTGGATGTACACGACTGCACCCTTGACCTCGCCTGCTGCATCTTTGAACAGCGAGCTCAATTCATCTGCACTGGAGAGATTTGCCGGACGGCCGGCGGGCTGCACGGACGAGCGCCCGATCTGAATACGTTCTATGATCGGCGCGTTTCGCGCAGACTCCCGCTGATTGAAGAGCACCGTCGCCAGAACCGCGCTGAGCGCTGCGATCATCACAAAACTTACGATCGTGACAGTCCAGAAAAGCTTTCTGCTGACAGGCGTATTCATACGTGGACCGGCAATTGGCAGCGGTTGTAGCGCGGAAGTAGACCAGCGCTATCGTTTAGGACGCGCTACCAGTCATCCATGTTGCATGTAATCCGCATAATGTGCGCCGGACTCCTCGTCAAGGGTGCCGGGGCTTTGCGGTTGAGGCTATTCTCGAGTATCGGCAGCGAGGACCTGAGACTTACTGACTGCTGATATCTCCGCGAAGCATTTGTCGGCTAGCTGCTTGCGCGTCAGGCCTACCGCGTGGACGGCTCGTCCAACGACAATATCCAGACGGGCCGATCGGACACCAAGGAGATTCCAGAAATGACTGAAAAGGCTCTGCTGGGGGTCCGACCAGGTGAACCACGAGTGTGTGCGGTTGTCCGGTGGCTCCTCGTTAACCTCGGTGGTCATCAAAGTAATAGGGAGCGCGATTCGGTCGGTGGCGTTCTCGATGGCAGCAAATCCACCTGTTTTGAACGGCATAATCTCCGTGCCTGCGACGGTCGTTCCCTCGGGAAAGACCAGGACATTTACGCCCGCGTCAAGCCGACCTGCCACGTTATCCGCAAAGTCTACTGATAGAAGTCGGCGTTGACGATAGACGGGGATCATCGCAATCGATCTACAAACCCAGCCCACGACGGGCACCTTCAGGAGTTCAGCCTTGCCGGAAATGGACACCGGAAAGATAGAAGCGACCACGAATCCGTCCAGAATTCCGAGGTGATTCGAAACGATCACGCATGCGTCATCGGGCTGCGCTTCGCCGAGCAGGCGAACGTCGACGTTCCAGATTCTGACTACGCGGCGACAGGCACTGGATTGACGGTCGGCTCGGTATCTGAGCCGCTGAGAGGCGGGCTTCTGCCGCACTGACAGATTCAGATATAGCGTCTCGCCGAGTATGGTGACCACGATAAGAATGAGCCGCCAGCATCTGCGAGCAAAGAGAAAGATCTTCTGAAGGAGCATTATTCTCCGTGATCGCCGGAAAATCAGGGAAGTTCTTTTTCGAACCCCGGGGCCTGCTGGTTTTGACGTGTCGGAGGGACTCGCGGTCGCTCTGTCGAATCCCTTTCGAGGCGATCTGTAGATCTTAAACGATGGGATTCACCTCCAGACCGAGTTGCCAGTGCCGGCTGTCTCGGAAGAATTACCGTGAACGTACTCCCTCTTCCTTTTTCGCTTTGAACCTCGATCGAGCCACCGAGAAGATCTACAATTCGCTCGGCAATCGCCAGACCAAGTCCATTTCCTGAATGTGTGCGTGCCAATCCTCCCGATTCCTGCCGGAACTCGTCGAAGAGAGCAGGCAAGAATTTTGTATCGATGCCGACGCCTGTATCTGCTACGTGGACCTGGAGAGCGTCCCCCTCGTCGACGAGTGAAACTTCGACGCTTCCTTGTTCGGTGAATTTGATCGCATTGTTAAGCAGGCTGTCAAACGCCTTGGTCAGGGCGTATTCATCAGAGTAGGCGTGTGGGTCGTTTGTCTCCAGCCGAAGTTTAATTGTGACATCTTTCGCAACGGCCGACGGGCGGTGTGTTTCCACGATCTGGTCCAGAAGAACGGCAAGATCAATCACGTCATTGTTGACTTCCATCGTTCCGGCCCGAAGCTTTGCGAGGTCAAGCAGGGAGTTGAGCGTCGACATAAGCCTGTGGCCGCTCTTCTCAATGATGTCCACGAACTCGTGATAGTCTCCCGGTATTTCCTCTCTCAATATGGATGCATATCCGAGGATAGCGGTGATTGGCGTACGGAGTTCGTGCGAGGTAGTTGCCAGGAATTCGTCCTTCAGCGTAACGGCTTCCTGAAGGCGGACGTTGGCAACTTGAAGCTGGTCGTTTGCCTCGTTTAGTCGTTCGTTGATCACTCGCTCTCGGGCGAGTTC
This region of Rhodothermales bacterium genomic DNA includes:
- a CDS encoding 1-acyl-sn-glycerol-3-phosphate acyltransferase, giving the protein MLLQKIFLFARRCWRLILIVVTILGETLYLNLSVRQKPASQRLRYRADRQSSACRRVVRIWNVDVRLLGEAQPDDACVIVSNHLGILDGFVVASIFPVSISGKAELLKVPVVGWVCRSIAMIPVYRQRRLLSVDFADNVAGRLDAGVNVLVFPEGTTVAGTEIMPFKTGGFAAIENATDRIALPITLMTTEVNEEPPDNRTHSWFTWSDPQQSLFSHFWNLLGVRSARLDIVVGRAVHAVGLTRKQLADKCFAEISAVSKSQVLAADTRE